One window from the genome of Saimiri boliviensis isolate mSaiBol1 chromosome 2, mSaiBol1.pri, whole genome shotgun sequence encodes:
- the MYH7 gene encoding myosin-7, whose product MGDSEMAAFGAAAPYLRKSEKERLEAQTRPFDLKKDVFVPDDKEEFVKAKIVSREGGKVTAETENGKTVTVKEDQVMQQNPPKFDKIEDMAMLTFLHEPAVLYNLKERYGSWMIYTYSGLFCVTVNPYKWLPVYNAEVVAAYRGKKRSEAPPHIFSISDNAYQYMLTDRENQSILITGESGAGKTVNTKRVIQYFAVIAAIGDRSKKDQNPGKGTLEDQIIQANPALEAFGNAKTVRNDNSSRFGKFIRIHFGATGKLASADIETYLLEKSRVIFQLKAERDYHIFYQILSNKKPELLDMLLITNNPYDYAFISQGETTVASIDDSEELMATDNAFDVLGFTPEEKNSMYKLTGAIMHFGNMKFKQKQREEQAEPDGTEEADKSAYLMGLNSADLLKGLCHPRVKVGNEYVTKGQNVQQVAYATGALAKAVYEKMFNWMVTRINATLETKQPRQYFIGVLDIAGFEIFDFNSFEQLCINFTNEKLQQFFNHHMFVLEQEEYKKEGIEWTFIDFGMDLQACIDLIEKPMGIMSILEEECMFPKATDMTFKAKLFDNHLGKSANFQKPRNIKGKQEAHFSLIHYAGIVDYNIIGWLQKNKDPLNETVVGLYQKSSLKLLSNLFANYAGADAPVEKGKGKAKKGSSFQTVSALHRENLNKLMTNLRSTHPHFVRCIIPNETKSPGVMDNPLVMHQLRCNGVLEGIRICRKGFPNRILYGDFRQRYRILNPAAIPEGQFIDSRKGAEKLLGSLDIDHNQYKFGHTKVFFKAGLLGLLEEMRDERLSRIITRIQAQSRGVLSRMEYKKLLERRDSLLIIQWNIRAFMGVKNWPWMKLYFKIKPLLKSAETEKEMATMKEEFARLKEALEKSEARRKELEEKMVSLLQEKNDLQLQVQAEQDNLADAEERCDQLIKNKIQLEAKVKEMNERLEDEEEMNAELTAKKRKLEDECSELKRDIDDLELTLAKVEKEKHATENKVKNLTEEMAGLDEIIAKLTKEKKALQEAHQQALDDLQAEEDKVNTLTKAKVKLEQQVDDLEGSLEQEKKVRMDLERAKRKLEGDLKLTQESIMDLENDKQQLDERLKKKDFELNALNARIEDEQALGSQLQKKLKELQARIEELEEELEAERTARAKVEKLRSDLSRELEEISERLEEAGGATSVQIEMNKKREAEFQKMRRDLEEATLQHEATAAALRKKHADSVAELGEQIDNLQRVKQKLEKEKSEFKLELDDVTSNMEQIIKAKANLEKMCRTLEDQMNEHRSKAEETQRSVNDLTSQRAKLQTENGELSRQLDEKEALISQLTRGKLTYTQQLEDLKRQLEEEVKAKNALAHALQSARHDCDLLREQYEEETEAKAELQRVLSKANSEVAQWRTKYETDAIQRTEELEEAKKKLAQRLQDAEEAVEAVNAKCSSLEKTKHRLQNEIEDLMVDVERSNAAAAALDKKQRNFDKILAEWKQKYEESQSELESSQKEARSLSTELFKLKNAYEESLEHLETFKRENKNLQEEISDLTEQLGSSGKTIHELEKVRKQLEAEKLELQSALEEAEASLEHEEGKILRAQLEFNQIKAEIERKLAEKDEEMEQAKRNHLRVVDSLQTSLDAETRSRNEALRVKKKMEGDLNEMEIQLSHANRMAAEAQKQVKSLQSLLKDTQIQLDDAVRANDDLKENIAIVERRNNLLQAELEELRAVVEQTERSRKLAEQELIETSERVQLLHSQNTSLINQKKKMDADLSQLQTEVEEAVQECRNAEEKAKKAITDAAMMAEELKKEQDTSAHLERMKKNMEQTIKDLQHRLDEAEQIALKGGKKQLQKLEARVRELENELEAEQKRNAESVKGMRKSERRIKELTYQTEEDRKNLLRLQDLVDKLQLKVKAYKRQAEEAEEQANTNLSKFRKVQHELDEAEERADIAESQVNKLRAKSRDIGAKGLNEE is encoded by the exons ATGGGAGATTCCGAGATGGCCGCCTTTGGGGCTGCCGCCCCCTACCTGCGCAAGTCAGAGAAGGAACGGCTGGAAGCCCAGACCAGGCCTTTTGACCTCAAGAAGGATGTCTTCGTGCCTGATGACAAAGAGGAATTTGTCAAGGCCAAGATCGTGTCTCGAGAGGGTGGCAAAGTCACTGCTGAGACCGAGAATGGCAAG ACGGTGACCGTGAAGGAGGACCAGGTGATGCAGCAGAACCCACCCAAGTTCGACAAAATCGAGGACATGGCCATGCTGACCTTCCTGCACGAGCCCGCTGTGCTCTACAACCTCAAGGAGCGCTACGGCTCCTGGATGATCTAC ACCTACTCTGGCCTCTTCTGCGTCACCGTGAATCCCTACAAGTGGCTGCCGGTGTACAATGCCGAGGTAGTGGCCGCCTACCGGGGCAAGAAGAGGAGCGAGGCCCCACCCCACATCTTCTCCATCTCCGACAACGCCTATCAGTACATGCTGACAG ACAGAGAAAACCAGTCCATCCTGATCAC TGGAGAATCCGGAGCAGGAAAGACGGTCAACACCAAGAGGGTCATCCAGTACTTTGCTGTTATTGCAGCCATTGGGGACCGCAGCAAGAAGGACCAGAACCCAGGCAAG GGCACCCTGGAGGACCAGATCATCCAGGCCAACCCTGCTCTGGAGGCCTTTGGCAATGCCAAGACTGTCCGGAATGACAATTCCTCCCGCTTT GGGAAATTCATTCGAATCCATTTTGGGGCAACAGGAAAGTTGGCATCTGCAGACATAGAGACCT ATCTTCTGGAAAAATCCAGAGTTATTTTCCAGCTGAAAGCAGAGAGAGATTATCACATTTTCTACCAAATCCTGTCTAACAAAAAGCCTGAGTTGCTGG ACATGCTGCTGATCACCAACAACCCCTATGATTATGCATTCATCTCCCAAGGAGAGACTACCGTGGCCTCCATTGATGACTCTGAGGAGCTCATGGCCACTGAT AATGCCTTTGATGTGCTGGGCTTCACTCCAGAGGAGAAAAACTCCATGTACAAGCTGACAGGCGCCATCATGCACTTTGGAAACATGAAGTTCAAGCAGAAGCAGCGGGAGGAGCAGGCAGAGCCGGACGGCACTGAAG AGGCTGACAAGTCCGCCTACCTCATGGGGCTGAACTCAGCTGACCTGCTCAAGGGGTTGTGCCACCCTCGGGTGAAAGTGGGCAATGAGTACGTCACCAAGGGGCAGAATGTCCAGCAG GTGGCGTATGCCACTGGGGCACTGGCCAAGGCAGTGTACGAGAAGATGTTCAACTGGATGGTGACGCGCATCAACGCCACCCTGGAGACCAAGCAGCCACGCCAGTACTTCATAGGAGTCCTGGACATCGCTGGCTTTGAGATCTTTGAT TTCAACAGCTTTGAGCAGCTCTGCATCAACTTCACCAACGAGAAGCTGCAGCAGTTcttcaaccaccacatgttcgtgctggagcaggaggagtacAAGAAGGAGGGCATCGAGTGGACGTTCATCGACTTTGGCATGGACCTGCAGGCCTGCATCGACCTCATCGAGAAG CCCATGGGCATCATGTCAATCCTGGAGGAGGAGTGCATGTTCCCCAAGGCCACCGACATGACCTTCAAGGCCAAGCTGTTTGACAACCACCTGGGCAAATCCGCCAACTTCCAGAAACCACGCAACATCAAGGGGAAGCAGGAAGCCCACTTCTCCCTGATCCACTATGCCGGCATCGTGGACTACAACATCATTGGCTGGCTGCAGAAGAACAAGGATCCTCTCAATGAGACTGTCGTGGGCTTGTACCAGAAATCCTCCCTCAAGCTGCTCAGCAACCTGTTTGCCAACTATGCTGGAGCTGATGCAC CTGTTGAGAAAGGCAAAGGCAAGGCCAAGAAAGGCTCGTCCTTTCAGACTGTGTCAGCTTTGCACAGG GAAAATCTGAACAAGCTGATGACCAACTTGCGCTCCACCCATCCTCACTTTGTGCGTTGCATCATCCCCAATGAGACAAAGTCTCCAG GGGTGATGGACAACCCCCTGGTCATGCACCAGCTGCGCTGCAATGGCGTGCTGGAGGGCATCCGAATCTGCAGGAAAGGCTTCCCCAACCGCATCCTCTATGGGGACTTCCGGCAGAG GTATCGCATCCTGAACCCAGCGGCCATCCCTGAGGGACAGTTCATTGACAGCAGGAAGGGGGCAGAGAAGCTGCTCGGCTCCCTGGACATCGACCACAACCAGTACAAGTTTGGTCACACCAAG GTGTTCTTCAAGGCTGGGCTGCTGGGGCTGCTGGAGGAGATGCGGGACGAGAGGCTGAGCCGCATCATCACACGCATCCAGGCCCAGTCCCGGGGCGTGCTTTCCAGAATGGAGTACAAGAAGCTGCTGGAGCGTAG AGACTCCCTGCTGATAATCCAGTGGAACATTCGAGCCTTCATGGGGGTCAAGAATTGGCCTTGGATGAAGCTCTACttcaagatcaagccactgctgAAGAGTGCAGAGACGGAGAAGGAGATGGCCACCATGAAGGAGGAGTTTGCACGCCTCAAAGAGGCGCTGGAGAAGTCTGAGGCTCGCCGCAAGGAGCTGGAGGAGAAGATGGTGTCCCTGCTGCAGGAGAAGAATGACCTGCAGCTCCAAGTGCAGGCG GAACAAGATAACCTGGCAGATGCTGAGGAGCGCTGTGACCAGCTGATCAAAAACAAGATTCagctggaggccaaggtgaaggAGATGAATGAGAGGCTGGAGGACGAGGAGGAGATGAACGCTGAGCTCACCGCCAAGAAGCGCAAGCTGGAAGATGAGTGCTCAGAGCTCAAAAGGGACATCGATGACCTGGAGCTGACACTGGCCAAGGTGGAGAAGGAGAAACATGCAACGGAGAACAAG GTGAAAAACCTGACAGAGGAGATGGCTGGGCTGGATGAGATCATCGCCAAGCTGACTAAGGAGAAGAAAGCTCTACAAGAGGCCCACCAGCAGGCCCTGGATGACCTTCAGGCTGAGGAGGACAAGGTCAACACCCTGACTAAGGCCAAAGTCAAGCTGGAGCAGCAAGTGGATGAT CTGGAGGGATCCTTGGAGCAAGAGAAGAAGGTGCGCATGGACCTGGAGCGAGCGAAGCGGAAGCTGGAGGGCGACCTGAAGCTGACACAGGAGAGCATCATGGACCTAGAGAATGACAAGCAGCAGCTGGATGAGCGGCTGAAAAA GAAAGACTTCGAGCTGAATGCTCTCAATGCAAGGATTGAGGATGAACAGGCCCTGGGCAGCCAGCTGCAAAAGAAGCTCAAGGAGCTCCAG GCGCGCAtcgaggagctggaggaggagctggaggccgAGCGCACCGCCAGGGCCAAGGTGGAGAAGCTGCGCTCAGACCTGTCCCGGGAGCTGGAGGAGATCAGCGAGCGGCTGGAAGAGGCTGGCGGGGCCACGTCTGTGCAGATCGAGATGAACAAGAAGCGTGAAGCCGAGTTCCAGAAGATGCGGCGGGACCTGGAGGAGGCCACGCTGCAGCACGAGGCCACTGCCGCGGCTCTGCGCAAGAAGCACGCCGACAGCGTGGCCGAGCTGGGCGAGCAGATCGACAACCTGCAGCGGGTGAAGCAGAagctggagaaggagaagagcGAGTTCAAGCTGGAGCTGGACGATGTCACCTCCAACATGGAACAGATCatcaaggccaag GCTAACCTGGAGAAGATGTGCCGGACCTTGGAAGACCAGATGAATGAGCACCGGAGCAAGGCGGAAGAGACCCAGCGTTCTGTCAACGACCTCACCAGCCAGCGGGCCAAGCTACAAACCGAGAATG GTGAGCTGTCCCGGCAGCTGGACGAGAAGGAGGCACTGATCTCCCAGCTGACTCGAGGCAAGCTCACCTATACCCAGCAGCTGGAGGACCTCAAGAGGCAGCTAGAGGAGGAGGTTAAG GCAAAGAACGCCCTGGCCCACGCACTGCAGTCGGCCCGGCATGACTGCGACCTGCTGCGGGAGCAGTACGAGGAGGAGACGGAGGCCAAGGCTGAGCTGCAGCGCGTCCTGTCCAAGGCCAACTCAGAAGTGGCCCAGTGGAGGACCAAGTATGAGACGGACGCCATCCAGCGGactgaggagctggaggaggccaA GAAGAAGCTGGCCCAGCGGTTGCAGGACGCTGAGGAGGCTGTGGAGGCTGTTAATGCCAAGTGCTCCTCGCTGGAGAAGACCAAGCACCGGCTACAGAACGAGATTGAGGACCTGATGGTGGACGTGGAGCGATCCAATGCAGCTGCTGCAGCCCTGGACAAAAAGCAGAGGAACTTCGACAAG ATCCTGGCCGAGTGGAAGCAGAAGTATGAGGAGTCACAGTCGGAGCTGGAGTCCTCGCAGAAGGAGGCGCGCTCCCTCAGCACCGAACTCTTCAAGCTCAAGAACGCCTACGAGGAGTCCCTGGAACACCTGGAGACCTTCAAGCGGGAGAACAAGAACCTTCAGG AGGAGATCTCTGACTTGACTGAGCAATTGGGGTCCAGCGGAAAGACTATCCATGAGCTGGAGAAGGTCCGAAAGCAGCTGGAGGCCGAGAAGCTAGAGCTGCAGTCAGCCCTGgaggaggccgag GCCTCCCTGGAGCACGAGGAGGGCAAGATCCTCCGGGCCCAGCTGGAGTTCAACCAGATCAAGGCAGAGATCGAGCGGAAGCTGGCAGAGAAGGACGAGGAGATGGAGCAGGCCAAGCGCAACCACCTACGGGTGGTGGACTCTCTGCAGACCTCCCTGGACGCAGAGACACGCAGCCGCAACGAGGCCCTGCGGGTGAAGAAGAAGATGGAAGGAGACCTCAATGAGATGGAGATCCAGCTCAGCCATGCCAACCGCATGGCCGCCGAGGCCCAGAAGCAAGTCAAGAGCCTCCAGAGCTTGCTGAAG GACACCCAGATCCAGCTGGATGACGCGGTCCGTGCCAACGACGACCTGAAGGAGAACATCGCCATTGTGGAGCGGCGTAACAACCTGCTGCAGGCTGAGCTGGAGGAACTGCGTGCAGTGGTGGAGCAGACAGAGCGGTCTCGGAAGCTGGCTGAGCAGGAGCTGATTGAGACCAGCGAGCGGGTGCAGCTGCTGCATTCCCAG AACACCAGCCTCATCAACCAGAAGAAGAAGATGGACGCTGACTTATCCCAGCTCCAGACAGAAGTGGAGGAGGCAGTGCAGGAGTGCAGGAACGCTGAGGAGAAGGCTAAGAAGGCCATCACGGAT GCCGCCATGATGGCAGAGGAGCTGAAGAAGGAGCAGGACACCAGCGCCCACCTGGAGCGCATGAAGAAGAACATGGAGCAGACCATTAAGGACCTGCAGCACCGGCTGGATGAGGCCGAGCAGATCGCACTCAAGGGCGGCAAGAAGCAGCTGCAGAAGCTGGAGGCGCGGGTGCGGGAGCTGGAGAATGAGCTGGAGGCCGAGCAGAAGCGCAACGCGGAGTCAGTGAAGGGCATGAGGAAGAGCGAGCGGCGCATCAAGGAGCTCACCTACCAG ACGGAGGAGGATAGGAAGAACCTGCTGCGGCTGCAGGACCTGGTGGACAAGCTGCAGCTAAAGGTCAAGGCCTACAAACGCCAGGCCGAGGAGGCG GAGGAGCAGGCCAACACCAACCTGTCCAAGTTCCGCAAGGTGCAGCACGAGCTGGATGAGGCAGAGGAGCGGGCGGACATCGCAGAGTCCCAGGTCAACAAGCTGCGGGCCAAGAGCCGTGACATCGGCGCCAAG GGCTTGAATGAGGAGTAG